GGTGGGGCCAGCCCCGTCATCTCCTTCCTACGCTGCTCCAGGAACGACGGCGAGGTCAAAAGGAAGCATTCCTACGTGGGATTCGATACCTGCCAGGCCGCTTCCATAGCTTTCGGCGGACCGTACGAGTGTGACTTCGCGTGCGTAGGCTACGGTGACTGCGAAGCCGCGTGTCCTTTCCACGCGATCCACATGAAAGACAACCAGCCGGTTATAGACCCTGAGGCCTGCACCGGCTGCGGCGTTTGCGTGAAGACCTGCCCGAAAGCCGTGCTGCAACTGCTACCCAAGGACGCGACCTGCTATGTCCCGTGCAGCAACCATGATTCCGGCAAGGCTGTTACCAACGTGTGCAAGGCCGGCTGCATCCATTGCATGGCCTGCACGAGGAAAGCCAAAGATGTCGTAAACATGGTCAAGGACCGCATCGAAATAGACTACGAAAAGTGCGACGAAGAATGCGCCAAAGCAGGCGTCTGGGCATGCAACCGCCAGTTCATCTTCCGATACACCGACCCCGAACGCCAGGCAAAGGCTGTAGCTGACATCAAAGCCGACCAAGCCGCCAAAAAGGCCGCTGCCGCCGCTAAGAAAGAAAAAGAAGCGGCTGTCGAAGAGGCAGTGGGATAAGAGAGAAAGCAATGCGGGGTGCAACTTTTGTGAACAAAAGTTTCCCCCCGCACCCCCCTTCAAAAAACTTCCTATCATGTAGGGTTCGCTCCGATCCATTGAGAATAGCGGGGTGAGACCCGCTTCCTCAAAATCCTCCAAATCAAATTGCATTTCCCGCAGCAAAGCGGTACCAAGGACCGTAGGGGCACGGCGTGCCGTGCCCAACCCAAGTTGGGGCGGGAGGCGGGGAGCCAAACGAACCGCATCGGTCGCGTTTCCTATCGAACGACGTTGTTTCCGTTGGAGGCGGCATTTTCGGGTGCTTTGTTTGCCAGCGCATCTTTCTAGGTTGACAGGCAGACTTATTAGACGTATCTTTTGGGTAGGAATATACGGCACGTGGATAGCAAGGCAGTCCATGCAGACAAAACTCACGCTGCGGCTGGATGAAGATTTGATCCGACGAGCCAAGTCCTTCGCCAAGGATAAAAGCAAATCGGTCTCTCAGATTGTGGCCGACTATTTCGCTTCCCTGGAAAACGAGCCACCAACGAAACAGAGGAAAGAACTAACTCCCATCGTTCGTTCTCTTAAAGGAGCATTGCGCGGGGCTGATGTTGAAATTGAGGATTATCATCGGCATCTTGAGGAACGACACCTTTGAAGATCATTTTCGACACCAATGTAGTCCTGGATGTCCTGCTGGACCGAGAGCCGTTTTCAAATCCTGCCGCCCAATTGTTTTCCAAAGTTGAAAAGGGGGAGCTTTCAGGCTACCTTTGCGCTACGACGATCACCACAGTCTATTAC
The genomic region above belongs to Desulfomonile tiedjei and contains:
- a CDS encoding antitoxin, with the translated sequence MQTKLTLRLDEDLIRRAKSFAKDKSKSVSQIVADYFASLENEPPTKQRKELTPIVRSLKGALRGADVEIEDYHRHLEERHL
- a CDS encoding Fe-S cluster domain-containing protein; translation: MENVWAIASFGIIFFAGFGIICGVALAYAAKRFAVQVDPKIEAVRACLPGANCGACGFAGCEGYAEAVVTDPSCPAGKCAPGKGPVAEKVAEITGKAAGGASPVISFLRCSRNDGEVKRKHSYVGFDTCQAASIAFGGPYECDFACVGYGDCEAACPFHAIHMKDNQPVIDPEACTGCGVCVKTCPKAVLQLLPKDATCYVPCSNHDSGKAVTNVCKAGCIHCMACTRKAKDVVNMVKDRIEIDYEKCDEECAKAGVWACNRQFIFRYTDPERQAKAVADIKADQAAKKAAAAAKKEKEAAVEEAVG